The window CGAATTAGATTAGGGCTAATTGCAAATGAACTTGCATGAACCTTCACTGCAGATGCGCATTAATTCACATGAACATGGATCTATTTTACCATTATTACACATAAGTTAAACTTAACAGATCCAATCATTATTCGTTGCCCATGAATAAGTATTGTACATCGAATCCACTAATTGCATCACACTAATTTGCACATGACATTATCAGATTAGGGCTTAAAAGTACATAAAAAAATCTGCAATGCACTAAACACATGATTATGCATAaacagatctaatctgttaACAGAGGCTTAGAACTTAATGGCTCTGGATTTAGGATCATGACAGAATTAAGAAGGCTCTTGATACCGATTGTTAGATTTAATTAATTATAAATAGGATCTTAGCTTAGCctaatcatgatcactaattaaatttaatgcAGAAATCATAAAACTTAGGACTAACCATAGTCTTGAAATGCCATAGATGCCTATGTTCTTGTAGATGTGTTGATGTAGATGAAATAGACTTGAGTCTCCACCAAATTGTAGCCCTAGTTAATGAAGAACGTGTTGTAGATGTGATGAACAGCAGGTCCAAGAGCTTCCGCTCCCCTCCACACGCTTAGCAATTGGATTTAGGGTGGCTAATTATATTTAGGGTTATGGACGTGAAAATGAGTCAGCCACCCCTTAGATTTATAGTGCTGCGGGTGCAGGGCCTTAGCCCAAGTTTGGAAACTCATCTGGCCCACTGATTACAGCCCAATAACTTTCCTTAATCTTGTTTAGGTGGTAAAACATGTCATGAATTAAATTAATTTCTTAACTGTGAAGATCACATTCCAAATATTCCAACAGTCACTAGTAACTACTCTCTCTTCTACTTTTTTATTGCCACATCATATCTACACTAGTAACTACTCTCTCTTCTACTTTTTTATTGCCACATCATATCTAACTAACTAAATACTAACTGTTGTGGACGCCCAAAGCTACGCACACATAATACAGCTTCACTGCTTGAGGCTCGACTGTCTGAACTATGAAGGCCCGAGTTCCATGCGGAGAGGCACTGCGatagacggcggcggcgtgcagctTGCGAACTAGCTAGTGCATGCGGAGAGGCACGCGGGCTGCCGCAACGCCCGCAAGCAAGAATAGAAGGTTCGCAAAAGTCTGGGTTGTTGCCTTCCATTTGGAATGTGGAAACGGAGGGATGTAAAGCTACACTCACATGCTTGGAGCCAGATTTTCTGTTCTCGGTTCGTTCTAGCACACCGTCTATATTTCTCAACAGAAGTCCAAAATTCACTCTGTCCAAAAGTGCAACAAGGCTTAAAACCTTCCATTGCTTCTAGTAAAAAAGTACCTGCATAGATCTCTCCAGAGATCACTAAGCCAGAATCGCACAAAGATGACACAGTATTTGGCGACGCTGATTTGAACCACGTCCGCGTCACCTATGTACTAGCTACAGTCGAGGAACCTCAAAACGCATCACCTATATCGGGTAATCAGAGACTCTGATAGAACAAACGCGTCACCAAAAATGACCTCAAGAATAGGTGACGCGTTTTTTCAACTAGCGTCATTGATAGTGTTCATAAAAGGTGACGCGAATTGAACTGTAAGCATCTCCGATTAATTGACATCAGTGACGATATGCTTGTGCACTCGCGTCTCCAATGAGCTCGTCATCTTTTGCTGATCAGCCTGCAATAATACCACTCGTTGTTCTGCTCTGATGTCAGCGCTCGCGGACAGTAGTACCACACTCCCTGCCGGCCGGCTAGCTGTCATCAGCACCGCGCGGCGCCTATCCTCCGATCGATTCTCGCAGCACCTCCGgccacgccgccgtgcccccGCCGCGCGTGCGCTCCTGCCGTGCACGACCCCGGCCAGCCGTCGCCTCCTACGGGCGGCTGTGTCGCCGGCCCGACGCCCTAGTCgcctcctccccggccggcGCCTCATCAGACGGGCCCTACTCGCGCTGTTGCCTGCTGCCCGccggcggcccggccggccaGCGCTGCCACCCCCtccacgcgcgcgcggcgctgccTCCAGCACCGGTCTTAGCGTCCCCCTCCATCAGGAAGCCAAGCGCGAGACTCCAGCAGCACTCCAAGCACGAGACTCTGGTCTTGAGCCCGAGGTACTAAATTCCCCATTTCCCCTCCTCTCTGTTTGGTACTCAATTCCCCATTTCCCCATTTGCTATTTGTTCTGATACTGCACTCCTTTATGTTTATTGTATTGTAGATGGCGGACAGAAGTTGGATGTATCTCAAGAACAGGACTTGCGGGGAGTATTTAAGTGGTCTGAAGACATTCGTTCTAGTTGCATTTGTTGTCCATGTGTGGATTCTGAGAATGTCATAGAGTTCTCTAGTTCAATGCATGTCCATGCCCATTTGATCATTCGGGGTTTCATGGATGACTATAAATGCTGTAACCGGTATGGTGAAGAAGGTGTTAATGCTCGAGACCTTAAAGCCGGTCGTAAGGGTGAAGGAATACCTGCCAATCAACAAACTGATTATCAGGATGCTAGTCAGGATGGCGGTCATGATGGCAGTCAGGATGGTGGTGAGGCTCTCGGGAATGATAGTGAGGATGACTTAGTTCACATTGGTGACAATTATGTGCATATTGCTGACCAGTTGGAGGAGTTGGTGCATGATGCCATGGGATATGATGGGTATACTAGTAATGAGTTGGAGAAATTAAAAACTTTGGTGACAGATATGAAGATCCCACTGTATCCCGGCTGCAAAGAAAAGTACACTAAGCTCTTCACTTCACTTAAGCTTCTCCAGCTAAAGGCTACCCATCATATAACTGATCGAGGCTTCAAGGCTTTGTTGGATCTGCTAAGGGACATGCTGCCACAGGGAAATGAAATACCAAAGAACACCTATGACGCCAAGCAGAATGTTTGACCTTTAGGACTTGAGGTTGAAAAGATTCATGCTTGTAGgaacgactgcatcctgtacCGGGGCGATTATGTAGATCTAACTGAGTGCCCCGAGTGTTCAACTCCTCGATACAAGCATAGAAATGATGGTGGTGATGAGAAAAGGAGGCATGGAGCTCCTCAAAATGTGGCATGGTATTTCCCAGTAATTCCTCGCATAATGCGTTTGTTTGCATCAAGCAAGGATGCACAGCTATTGCGATGGCACAAGGAGGGCCGCAAGCAAGATGATCTTATAAGGCACCCGGCTGATTCAAGCCAGTGGTACATCATTAACTACATCTATGAACAGTTTTCTAAGGACTCAAGGAATCTTCGGTTCGCACTAAGCACTGATGGGATGAACCCATTCGGTCACATGAGCAGCTCGCACAGCATGTGGCCGGTGCTACTATCAATCTACAACCTGCCGCCCTGGCTTTGCAACAAAAGGAAATACATGATGATGTCGATACTCATCTCAGGACCACATCAGCCAGGCATTGATACCGATGTGTACTTGAGACCACTTTGTGGATGATCTAAAAAAACCATGGTCAACAGGTGTCACTGTCTATGATGCATACAAGAGATAACAATTCACACTACATGGCATGTTGTTCACCACCATTACTGATATTCCAGGTGGCCATTCTGTGTCTGGTCAGTCTAAAGGGGACAAGGATTGCATCCATTGCTTAGATGACACCGAGACTCTTTGGCTCAACAATTCACAGAAACAAGTATACGTACGGCATCGGCGTTTCCTCCCCGCGTCCCATGCTTACCGAGGCATGAAATGTCAATTTGATGGCACTAGGGAGGGAGGGAAAGCTCCAAGGCATTTTAGTGGGGAGTACGTCTACAAACAGGTCAAGGATCTCGCCGTTACACATGGGAAGAAAAGCACTACCATCAGAGGAAAGAGAAAGCGGGATAAACAAGATGATCCAAAGATGACAAAGCGGGATAATAAACTAGATGATCCAAAGATCAGGTGGAAAAAGAAGTCAATCCTATGGGAGCTACCTTATTGGATACACTTAGCCATTCGCCACAGTATTGATGACATGCATGTAAAGAAAAATGTGTGTGGGAGTTTAATTGGGACACTGATGAGTGACAAGCACAAAACCAAGGACCATGCAAAAGTACGAGCTGACCTAGAAGAAATGGACATAAGGCCTGAGCTTTATCCTAATGGCACCAGTTCGCAGCTACCAGCATCTGCCGTAAATCTAACCAAGCCAGAGAAGGAATTATGTGATTTCTTTTGCAGTGTGAAAATACCTTCAGGATATTCATCCAATGTCAGGaaacttgtccatccgaaggagCAAAAATTTCTTCCCATGAAGGCACATGACTGTGATGTCATACTCACCACAATGCTTGCGGTTGGTATCCGGAACATATTACTCGAAAAAGTCTGTAGGGCCATTATGAGCTTATGTTTTTTCTTCAATGCAATATCTCAGAAGGTGCTTGATTAGCAGACACTGGATGACCTTGAAAAGAACTTGTTTGACACAATATGTCTTCTTGAGGCATATTTCCCACCCTCGTTCTTTGACATATCAGTACATCTCATTGTTCACTTGGttaaagaggtaaggtacattggTCCGATGTTCTTACATCACATGTATCCATATGAGAGATTCATGAGCACATTGAACAAGTACACTAAGAGTCGGGTTCATCCCGAGGGAAGCATTGTTCAGGGTTACTCAAGTGAGGAGGTAGTCGATTGGTGCCTTGATTACATAGACCCTACAAATCCAATTGGCATACCAAAGTCTCGCCATGAGGGAAGACTAGCAGGAGTGGGTATCCTTGGGGAGAAGACATTCAATCCAAATCCTGATGCATTTCGACGGGCCCATTTTCTTGTGTTACAACACACATCAAAAGTGTCGCCATACATTGACGAGCATAAGCAGCTGCTGCTTGAAGAGAATCTAGAGCGGAGTGAAGCTTGGTTAGCAAGGGCACACATGAACGGGTTCAACATTTGGTTTCGGAACCGAATCCAAAAGTCGGATTCTAGCGCAGATGATGCTGTTAGAGTTTGGCATGCGGCCCTCTATTCACAATCACTAGCTATCAAGGTTATGACATAAATGGCTACACATTCTACACCATTGAGCAAGACAAGAAAAGCACGTATCAGAAttgtggtgtccgtatagatgcttTTGACAACAATATGCAAAAGTCAGCATACTATGGACAAGTAGAGGAAATTTGGGAGTTAACCTATCCGGACTTTAAGGTGCCAGTTTTTAGATGTCGCTGGGTTCAAGGTGCAAAAGGTGTCATTACAGACAAGTATGGGTTCACCACTATTGATCTTGAACAAGTTGGATACAAGGAAGAACCATTCGTGCTTGCAGATCAAGTTTCCCAGGTCTTCTATGTGACCGACACAAGAAACAGGAAACGACATGTTCTCCCTAGGAAGAGACGGGTTGTGGGTGTCACGAATgacatggaggaggaggagtacaATCAATTCAATGAAGTCCCTGCTTTTGATACCAGCATCATTCCTGTGATGTTGGAAAGCGAGAAAACTCCTTATCTAAGAAGCAGCCATGAAGAAGGGGTCAACGTGACAAAAGCCAAGAAAAAAAGGCCAAAACGAAAAGCTAGGAGACGATGAAGCATGCTGTGAGCTAAATTATGTACAAAATGTCTCAAATGTTTGATGTAAGATAATATGTACATTCGAATGTAATGCTTTTTGTAATAAGGGAATATGTCTCCAATGTGGATCTGTATGTGTTCAAGCAACAGAAGTAATGTATTAATGCAACTGGATTGACCTCTGGTTATTAAGATTCATAGCTGTCCATGCTCATCTTGATTTATATATGATCTGTTTATGCTCATCTTGTTATTAATGCAAATGTATTAATGTCTCGTAGCTCCATATATATGATCTGTTCATGCTCAACTTAGCTCCATATATATGATCTGTTAATTCTCATCTTAGCTCCATATATATGATCTGTTCATAGCCACATTGTTCATAATCACAACACAGATAAGTCATTTTCCAAGCATAACAGCCATATATTAAGATTCATAGGCACATAGCATGCCAGGTTCACAAGGAACATCACCCCACATATTTACATAGAGTACATCTCACATGCAGCATCAGGCCACATCACCAAAATAAGACTACATCACTATTTAGCAAACACAGATAAAAGTTCTGCTAGGGCACTAGATAAGTAGCTTCGATTCTTCATCTTTGTTGTGGTGAAATCAGCTAGATCCCTTCTTCATTGCTTCTTCAAGTACCTTCATCCTTGCAGCCTGCTTGTTCAGTGCATCTTCAAGTACACACATTTTGGCTTCTAGCTTTGCAAtggtttccaaaaaaaaagctcACCATTCTTCTGGAATGCGTCTTGAATTTCaatgttcttcttcttttctgccTGTTCTAGTGCTTTCACCTTTGATTCGAGTAGGCTGATCCTGTCTCCATTATTGTCATCATCCTGGAATTTCCCCCACTTGAGCTTCTTGATTTCTTCACAGATTTCATCCAGCAATTTCCTTTGCTTGTTGATTGCATTCCAGATTTTGCCAATGTCCTCCTCGGCTACAACATTTGCctgaaacaaataaaaattgttGATTGTTTCAGAAGTCATATAATTTCAAGTACAGTATTTACATGCATTTACAATAAGCAAAAGGTGGTTCAAACTGCAATCATGTTGTTGCTAACATCAATTGGTATCACTACTCTCTCAGAAAACAATGAATACCACTACTAGTTATCACTTATCACTCATCAACAGAGAATCAGGGTCGAAAATGTTTAAATGGTTGACATAAAAGCACTCATGGGCATAAGATTGCCCCTAATATATGTGAAGTACATGCTAATTGTGTAGAATGTGTCACTTGAACTAGTATGTGCAGTACCAAATAAACAGGCATCAAATACAAACATTGATTGTTTCAGAAGCATAGTTTCTGTACACATATAATTTGGTTCATATAATTTGTGGCCTTGAACCAGAAACTAAACGGAACCAATCACATCTTAATCATGAATAAACAGTAGAGGCAACACCTGAATATTCAGACCAAATTGGCATCAACATTCAGAGTCATCAACACCTGAATCTCTCAAATTTTTCATCACAACCTAatttcatgaatacaaaaaataAGGCTGCATCTTCAGATTGTTTAGCTAGCTAAACTATTTGTGTAAGAACAGCAGTACACAATCACAtcttaatcatgaatacaaaaaattcAGAGGCAACACCGCAATATACAGACCTAATTGGCATCAACATTCAGAGTCATCAACACCTGAATCTCTAAAAATGTGTCATCACAACCTAATTTCATGTTTTTACCATATGATTAACAACTAAAACAAAGGAAATCATCTTTGCAAGAATCAAAGGAAGCAACTTGCCTGCTGCTTGCCTCCGCAATCGTCGCCAGAGGAGTCGTCGCCGCTGGACTCGCTGGAGGAGTAGTCGATCTCGAACATCTCAACCTCCGAAGAGGACTCGGAGTCGACgtcggagtcgaggacgagAACCTCAACCCCCTTGCGCGGCGCTGCGCGGCGGAACCTCTTGGTGGCTCGGTGCGGCGCCGGATCCTCCTCCTCGCATTTGACCCTCTTGATGGCGCTCCCTCCGTGTGGCGTCGGCTTTTTCTTGCCGAAACATCCCGCCGCAAACCCGACGCCGGAGGCCACCCACTTGGCGCTTGCGCGCGTGAACGGCTTGCGCGCCGAGGACAAAGCACCGGCTCAAGGGCATAACCAATGTTGCATGATTTGCAAGGCATATCTTTCAATCTGCAGGCTCAAGGGGTGTGATGAGAAGTCATTGGTACATGTCACAAAGTTTCCAGTAAGTGCATGAACAACAGAGTTATCTTATGTTAGTTTTTACTTAACTTGAGGCAAATTTTGTTGTGAGTCAGCCCACATGTGCATAGTGGCATAGTGGTCTGCAAGAATTCCATAGCCCAGGAATAAACTTCTATAGTACCCTATTTAACCTAGATCAGAATAACATTAAAGTTGTGATAATCAGCGGGTGCAAATTTTCGAATAGGTTCAGGAAAAACTGTGTTGCTGGAGCATTTGTAAGCCTAAAGGGCATCACCACAAATGCTCTCAATTCTGATATTCTTTTTTGCCCAGCAAGCTAAGCATGACCATGTAACTGTACACTTTTTTGCAGTGCCACCAGCAACCTGCGGTCGGCAATGAAAGTGGGTTCTACACAGCCAATCATATGATGGATGCTCTGCGAATACTAGATGTCGAAAATCCCAAGGTACCTATGTGCTGAACATATCATTTCTGAATGTTTGTTGTAGCTGCATGTAGAACATATCATTTCTGAAAGTTTCTGAACATTTCCCAAGGTACACAGCCAATCCAAATTAGAAATCACAATATCTGAATGTTtcttatgaatgtttttttctgAATGTTTGTTTGTGAAATGATATTAAGTGAAAACGCTGACTGTTACTTGTTCTTAGGTTGTGAAAACGCTGTGGGGAATTCCTGTACTATCCAGAATAGTTGATAGTTTCCACTTTCCAGTTTCAGCAAAGCATAAAACTAGTCATTTTTTATTGATTTAAGAATAGTATTGCAACTGCCACTTAATAGTTCATTTTCAGAAAAAACTTGTGTAGCTGATTGTTGAACTGTTGAACTGTTGAAGCTGCATCTGATTGTGTTTATGGACAATGCACTAGAAACTTGTGCAAGTAGCTTTAGCTAGATCTTGCAGCTTGTACAGCATTTTGTAGAtgtgtttcatacaaactgatACCTAGCTCTTGTTGTATGTACACAGGAGTTCGAAGTATCAACTActcctcttgacaaagatgagttactcaaaattcaagaaaaaattgatTCATTCATCATGGACCAGGTCATTAGTAGCAATGGGGATCACCACTACCAAAATCCACGTTTCTCAGCACGTTAGGTAATGATGTGTGAAGTGCAAGAACATGAGATTAACCTATGTGATGTACTCTGAAGAATCATCTCTTATGCTGTCACCTGTTATTTGTGTTGCTACTTGTGTGATGAACCTAGTTAACATTGCCGTAAACTTCTTGTGATGGAATCTATGTGCAATGCATGTGTGATATGGCTTTGTGAAATGTGGCTTTGTGAAATGTGCTGTGATAATCATATCGTGTGATATTTCAAATGTGCCTGTGTGATAATCGTGTGAAATGTGAAATGCATGTGTGATATGGAACGTCTGTGGCATGTGGCATGAAGCAGGtggtaaaaaaaattgagatTGCAGACGCGTCTAGACTACTAGTGTCTGTCAATATGTAAGTTATCAGTGACACTATAGTTGCTTGCACACGTCTCTGTCACACAAATGGTGACGCGGATCAAAGATCTGCATCACCTAAGATAAGTTACCGGAGACGCGATTTATAAGGAAGCGTCACCAAAACTGAACAGTTAGGAGACACGGATTTTTCACGCGTCACCAATGTAACGTTATGGGAGACGTGGAAGTATAACACGTCACCAATATACAGATATAGGAGATGCGGAATTCCGTAGTAACGTCACTGTTTGACGATATGGGAGACACGGGTACATAAGAACCACGTCTCCGAAAAGTCATCATTGGTGACGCGAGTAATACACGTCACCAAGGACATTGACATCGGTGACGAAAATTTGGTGACGCGAGTTTTTTTCGTCTCCGATGCTTGTTTTTCCGCGTCTCCAATCTGCGATTCTGGCATAGTAGATGTAAAACTCTCTGTCCTTGTACTCCGGAAATCGCTCAAGACAGTTCACTAGGAAGCTATAAGCATCTTCAGctaaaaaacaaagagaaaaggATTCCAAAAAAATCTAATTTGTTAGTTAGCAACCACATAACAACTGAAACTCAATAGCACGGAAAATTTTAATCTTTAGAAGAAATGGGGTTTTTTAGGGGCATCTTTTCGAAGTAATAGAGGGTCAGGCAAAACGTCTTTTTGATCAATTTACCTACAAAGTCATCATTAAGACTGTCAAGGTCAGAGGATGTGTTAGTGTAGGAGAGAGAAACCAACCCCGACAGGAGACTCCAAGGATAGCAGGTTAGCCTCTGAaaagcacaaaaaaaaaacttagcaTTGAGCTTCAAACAAATGTGACTAACCTTGAGCATGAAAAGAGCAAGAAATTCAGGAAGCACGCTTGCAACCAGACAACCTTTGTTCCGGGCATATTCATCGAACTTCAGCTCTTCTCCTTGTCTGACAACTCTGAGAGGCCCCAGGTCAGACGCAGCTCCATAGCCAATCGAGGAGCAACCGGGTCCTAAAGTggtaataaaaaattaaaagttTTGACAATAAAAGCGTGAAAATTATCAAGAACAGAAGTGCTACCATGAGACAAAGCAAATTCATGCATCACTGTGTGACagaaaattattattattaaatgcACATGATCACAAATACCAAGGACATGAATCGACAAAGAAgtgaaaaagaagaacaaatgTACTAGCAACCACTTTGGCAGGCCATCACTGCTCAACAACTAAAGAAGCCAATTACAGATTGTAACATCAGTACACTCAACTCAAGAGTCTCAAGGAGTATCGCTAATTTCCAATGGAAGTGAAAACTTGAATTTTTAACTGCTAATGGCAGTGCAAGCGACCTCCGTTGAGCCAGAGGAGGGGCGGCTTCACCGGCGTCGTCTGCGCCTCGAAGAACCAGTAGAAAAGCGTGCTCCCGTGCCTCTCGTTCACCGTGACGTTGCCGGCAAACTGAGACACGCTCCGGCTCCCTGGCTGGCCGGGGAGGCGCGCCACCCTGTCGGCGTCCCGCTGGTCGCTGGTCAGCAACAGCGAGCACGCAGAGCAAGGCAAGAGCAATGACGAGGCAGAGGCTGAGACCTGCAGCTACCATCGCCTGTGGGCAGATGGTTAGTGTGCCTGGGGCTGGGGACGCGCAACTGTCGTTTTTAGgggtgagggaccgaagccggcgaccagagggggtgaatggagccgatcaaaatttcttcgaaattcaaatCGTTGGCCTATATCCTAAAACCACCGCaaaccctcgaacctaggtcagcgagaatagctatgaacaagctatctcgaagcaaaaGATCCGGGTCGCAAAGCGGAAGCAAAAGCGAGAGAAACTTCTCAAATCGCAGCACAGCctacacagaccggtctgaccggtgctctggaccggtctgaccggtcgggcaatTCAAACTCtgactgaccggtctgaccggtctcgcccaccggtctgaccggtctcgtgCAGAAAACCCGGAAACAAACCTTCAAACCGCGGATTTTGAGCAAACGAGgtccaaatccaaccaaactTGGTGGAAAGCTCCGTActtaccccgtgaacatatccctagAAGATCTCGCTCAAAAGATTCACGGATCAAGAGAAATCGAGGagagatcaaagaggattggggttttctcaaaaacacaaaatcgccaattcgtgagaactcatgattccagggggtttATCACTAGGCCATAAGCATAGGAATGATTCCAAAGAGTTCATCAAACCACGAAATCAAGGGCTCGATTCCTCTAAACATGAATCATTCAAAAGAGAGGAAATCAAGACTAAAACGcaaaggagaagggagaggacgagtactcagcacacaaaggtgaatctcaacaggatttcattcataaatttcggaggaattcacctatacaaagctagagccatccgcccatcatccaccctctagaattgagagattagctatatctaaccctcttttgcgttggagtccttggccctaacctagagcaggggctgggagaaggaaaaactcagaggaaacaaaagactcaagagactcaaccagccaTGGGCTagtggggggtatttatacccggctgctgcggtcagaccggtcagaccggtccaggggaccggtcagaccggtcgggcagcagcaccccgctgtacagcctcgatcgacggcggagctcctttcttcgactcgaagtctttgctgcgatgccgccacgtcgacgaagatccggttcgcggttttggagggtccgcgaaacccgggtaggtggccggttttgtgaaaaccgccaaaacctcacgcgcgggaagattcccgcctccacgccgtgaccctagacgccgttcccgccttggccttctgacggccctagacgccgcccgacgcccgtcacctcctcgcccgcagtgaggccctagactccgtcgacgcccgtcgcctccgtcagtcccgagaccgacgcccgtcacctccacctccatgacttggcgtcttcaactgccatccgcctccttggttttgtggcgcaaaccaagaaacccgccttccgtcgccgcttgcgctctcgatccaggagtggacgccacagctgccgcccggtccgagctccggtcccggctgcccttcaccgccgtccaccgcacggtccatcggtcacagcacctccacggcagctctccgtcgacactcgacgcccgtgtacctgcaatccaaagaccaagcgcacgatcacatcgcacgattgacaattcactcatcacaggcaggatagagtactctcgttcctcaatctcccccttgatgagtgcattgtcaacacaccacaaacgaaccaagagaagtgaaaagaagagaaacaagaaggcgaagaactcaagcaagtgacacaaagctcagaaaagcagaaacagtcacttactcaagcagagatcgatcccctaagacaagggcaaaagctcgacgcaatcgatcaaaagccaaaacatgactcctcaaagacagaggtaacgctcgacgcagtcatgcaagaagcagagggaaaaccaggagccaagaacaaagcagaaactccccaagcaaagcttttccctctcacaagtgtaACTATCCCAAAATGATGCTCTCTCGAAGCCCTATGCACAACATGTTtttcaaaaaatcaaacaagtctctcccttgttcgatcacttctctcaaaattctcccccttgttggcacatgcacacatcaagcctaaaaagacctaaagctccccctgaagctgagactccccgTGAACAGATGCTaagcaatgaatgcaatgcagga is drawn from Panicum virgatum strain AP13 chromosome 1N, P.virgatum_v5, whole genome shotgun sequence and contains these coding sequences:
- the LOC120654016 gene encoding uncharacterized protein LOC120654016, encoding MFEIDYSSSESSGDDSSGDDCGGKQQANVVAEEDIGKIWNAINKQRKLLDEICEEIKKLKWGKFQDDDNNGDRISLLESKVKALEQAEKKKNIEIQDAFQKNGELFFWKPLQS